The following proteins come from a genomic window of Populus nigra chromosome 6, ddPopNigr1.1, whole genome shotgun sequence:
- the LOC133697296 gene encoding BAHD acyltransferase At5g47980-like, whose amino-acid sequence MSVPLRIEIMQRETIKPSSPTPLHLRSLKLSLLDQSMPVGHIPLQLFYPRNGNDTDHLAKATERSLLLKTSLSEALTHFYPFAGRLKDNLSIECDDHGAEYIEARIHCILSDILKKPDTEVLKQLLPAAISEPATARDSQLIVQASFFDCGGLAIGVNLSHKVADAATLTSFIKCWAATARRSSTEVVISPVFMGASIFPQMDLPISMLPVYLIKGESVMKRFVFEAPKITALKAKAISASVPDPTRVESVTALIWKCAMSASRSNLGVPRKAVLSLGVNIRKRLVPTLPDNYGGNYAGSISARIEDHDDLELQGIVSRIRKDLIEFGEKYAKITPGDDISLAICKTVEEFGKMAMSKDIDYYNCSSWCRFELYDADFGWGKPRWLSNVLTIELKNLMCLIDTRDGDGIEACISLSPEDMALFESNRELLEFASANPSSHRVNERLPHYCAIALGFRLRRLHAVHLRRISHYRAIALGFQLRRLHNVHLVRKPNITHHRFIGILIVLGLVDKCSGLNPRGVLEIECPFYKGENSRASPWKRIPLCCVPQAQGLVEKLDKDWMDFYVWTPNGSSLSALYRDEA is encoded by the exons ATGTCTGTGCCTCTGAGAATCGAGATCATGCAGAGAGAAACCATCAAACCATCCTCTCCAACGCCCCTTCACTTAAGAAGTCTCAAGCTCTCTCTTCTGGACCAATCCATGCCAGTAGGTCACATTCCCCTGCAGCTATTTTACCCCAGGAATGGAAACGACACAGATCACCTTGCCAAAGCCACGGAAAGGTCACTGCTACTAAAGACCTCACTGTCTGAAGCCTTGACTCATTTTTATCCATTCGCAGGCAGACTCAAAGACAATTTGTCCATTGAATGTGATGACCATGGGGCTGAATATATTGAGGCTCGAATCCATTGTATTCTCTCTGATATTCTCAAAAAGCCTGATACTGAAGTGCTAAAACAACTCCTTCCTGCAGCTATAAGTGAACCAGCCACGGCCAGGGATAGTCAATTAATTGTCCAAGCTAGTTTCTTTGATTGTGGTGGCTTGGCAATTGGCGTgaatctttctcacaaggttgcAGATGCAGCCACGCTAACATCATTCATCAAGTGCTGGGCTGCAACCGCTCGCAGGTCGAGTACTGAGGTGGTGATCAGTCCAGTGTTCATGGGTGCTTCTATTTTCCCACAAATGGATTTACCAATCTCAATGCTTCCAGTATATTTGATTAAAGGAGAGTCTGTCATGAAAAGGTTTGTGTTTGAAGCTCCCAAAATTACTGCTCTCAAGGCTAAAGCCATCAGTGCAAGCGTGCCAGATCCAACACGGGTGGAATCTGTAACAGCGTTGATCTGGAAATGTGCGATGAGCGCATCAAGATCAAACTTGGGGGTTCCAAGAAAAGCTGTGTTGTCTCTTGGAGTGAATATTCGGAAGAGGCTTGTGCCAACCTTACCAGACAACTACGGTGGGAACTACGCAGGTAGTATATCAGCGCGGATAGAGGATCATGATGATTTAGAATTGCAAGGTATAGTGAGCCGTATAAGGAAAGATCTTATAGAGTTTGGTGaaaaatatgctaaaataaCCCCAGGGGACGATATTTCGTTAGCAATTTGCAAGACGGTGGAAGAGTTTGGAAAGATGGCCATGAGCAAAGATATTGACTACTATAACTGCTCCAGTTGGTGTAGATTTGAACTTTATGATGCTGATTTCGGATGGGGAAAACCAAGATGGTTGAGTAATGTTTTAACTATAGAGCTGAAAAATCTTATGTGTTTGATCGACACAAGGGATGGTGATGGAATAGAAGCGTGTATAAGCTTGAGTCCAGAAGACATGGCCTTGTTCGAATCCAACAGGGAGCTGCTTGAATTTGCTTCTGCAAATCCTAGT TCACACAGAGTGAATGAAAGACTTCCACATTATTGTGCAATTGCACTTGGATTCCGACTTCGGAGGCTTCATGCTGTCCATCTTCGGAGGATTTCACATTATCGTGCAATTGCACTTGGATTCCAACTTAGGAGGCTTCATAATGTCCATCTCGTTCGGAAGCCCAACATTACGCACCATAGATTCATTGGCATTCTCATCGTTCTCGGTCTAGTTGACAAGTGTTCTGGGCTGAATCCCAGAGGAGTGCTGGAAATAGAGTGTCCATTTTATAAAGGAGAAAATAGTAGGGCTTCACCTTGGAAGCGGATCCCTCTTTGTTGTGTCCCACAAGCTCAAGGTTTAGTGGAAAAGCTCGACAAGGATTGGATGGATTTCTATGTCTGGACTCCTAATGGAAGCAGTCTGTCTGCGTTATATCGAGACGAGGCATAA